The sequence TTGGTGCTTCAGAGTGTTGATTCCCTGCTTGAGGTGGTCCTGTAGGCTATTGATTCGCTGCTTGAGATGGTCCTGTAGGCTGTTGATTAGCATTGACAGGGTTCTTGCATGTTTTTGCACGGTGGCCTAATTGATTGCATCTTTTGCATCGATGTCTCTTCCTGATTGCCATCTCATCCGATGCTCTAATTCACTTGTTTCGAGGTCTTCCAACTGGCCTATTTAAAATAGGAGGTAATACACGATGACCGATGTCAATCTTTACCCATTGATCACAACTGGGTAATGGTGCAATAAAAGCAGCATAGGCCTCCTTATATTTGGCCACTGTAAAATATGGGtgtacatattttttttcacttttcatgtCTTAATTTACCTATTACTGCCATTGCATGAATGCATGGCACACCTTTCACTTGCCATATTCTGCAGCTACACTGTATATCTTGTAGTCTCACCTCAAATCTTGATAGAGGTCCAATCACTTCTGCTGAAAATTCATCACTCCATAGTACCTCATATTGATCCAAACCCTAAAATTGTGAAGATGGATAGCATAAATTAGATTATGAAGAGGCCAAAATAAACTATAACATCAGTGTAATTAGACTATAGcttaaaagtaaagaacaaattCAGTGTACTCCAATTTAATTACCTTGCTTAAATTGTTTACATATTTGAGAACTGTTGGTATAATTTCATGATCCCACTTTCTTGCTCTATTTCTTCTCTCCTCCATCTTAAGCATTATTTTTTGCCAGATAGTATCGAGCATATCAATCAATGGTCTATGCCTATCATTAGATATCCATGCGTTGAATGATTCAGAAATATTGTTAGTCAAGTAATCACACTTAGCAATCGTTTCAAATTTACTTCGACTCCACAAATAACTATGGTTTTGCCGGTATTCAATAGCCATTAGATTTGCTTCATACACCTTAGCGATGCTAGTTTCGTAAACATTAGGTGTATATGCTTTTGCTGCAGCCCACAGATTGTCTCTATAGCAGTCCCCACgaaattttgttttgaagttGCCATAAAGATGGCGCATGCATTCTCTATATTCAACTCTTGGATACACAACTTGAACGGCCTCATCTAAGCCTTTTTGTCTATCCGAGAAAAACACTAGGCCTTTAGATTCTCCTATAGCTGTCTTCAACCCATGAAGAAACCATTCCCAACTATTCGAGTTCTCCGACTCCACACCACCAAAAGTTACCAGAAAAATTGATTTATTTCCGTCTATACTTGTGGCCGATATCAGAACTCCTCTATACTTTTCTTTGAGATGACATCCATCTAATGCAATATAAGGTCTACATCCATTGAGGAATCCTTGTATGCATGGACCAAATGCAAGAAAAACTCACTGAAAATGATGCTCTCCATTAATAACTTGCAGCTTTACCTCCACGTGGCTGCCAGGATTTCTTCTAGCAATTTTCTCTTTAAAATCAAAGATTCTTTGATACGAAAACTCCCAATGCCCATGAATCTTAGACAATATCATTTCTTTCCCCCTAAAGATCTTGCAGTAGGTCAAGTTCACATGATATTTTTGTTGCAGTCTCTTCCGCAATTCGCTTGTAGACAAATCTCCTTCCAACCGTAGCCACTCAATAACCCTATTGCACAACCAAGATTGTGCTGCCACTTTGTTCCGACACCTATTGGCAGACGTGCATGTGTGCTCTCCTTGTAAAATCTTCACCTATCACGTAAATGTTAGTTAGACATATCAGGAACtcttatttataaatgaatgcTACTAAAAGTacactaaaaaaagaaaagtgaaaatagGATGACGTTAGTATTATCTGAAAAACTAAGGAATCTTGAAGTCTAGATGCATGGATTCACTGCTTGCAATTAGATTTTGTGCACTTTGCAGTTACCCTCAAAAGATCACTTTGTTTGTAGGTTATACTCAAACTCATTTAGTAGCGCAAAATGAGTCAACGCATCCCTAAATGAAGCTACATTTGGATATTTTGCTCCTACTTTCATAATAGGGTTATTCACATCACATGAAAATGCTTCAACATGATCTGTATTATTCTCTAAATCAGAGTCATCAGTTTTAAGAGAACGAAAGCTATCTTCATTTAACATTGTATCTGATTCACCAGCCGGTTCTTCGGCAAATTGACCAACATCTTCACTAAATGATTCACCAATATCTTCACCAACGGCTTCTTCGGCGACTTGACCAACATTTTCACTAACTGCTCCACCAATATCTTCACCAACACCTTCACCAATTGCTTCTTCGGCAACTTGACCACCTTCATCACCGTCACCACCTTCACTAGCAATACCCACAATGTTATCATCAGTCGTATCAATATTGCGCTCTTGCGTCGGAGTTTTTTCACCATTATAGTTTAATGGAATGCCTTGCGACTGAATGGTTATAAAAATTTCTACTTCTTTCATGTCAttgtatatagaaaatatagccATCAACTCATGCTCAGAAAATACTTGAATGAATTTATTTGGCTTAACATTTCTTGCTACATACCATACACTAATGTTCTCTGTAACACCCCAATCCCATAGTGACCGTACATCTTGACAAAATTCAATAAGATTGTAACCATCAAGGTCTATCATCAACGTATGCTTCTTACCATCACAATATTTGAGTCCACGTgcagtttttattattttaaaatacccAGCATAATTGAACTTCACTTGAAAAAATCATTTTCGTCCATATTATCAAACTGCCActatagaaacaaaaaaaaaaaaagaagactagGTTCTATACTCGTATGCTCTATGAAAATATGACAATAAATTGCATATACATCTAACTTGGATGATTCAAgcaaaatattacatatttcCCAAAATATACTGAATTACTACTTCATGAGACCAACATTGTTCTAAAATTAACCTAAAATACAACAAATTGTTCCAAAGTTAAATTACATTACGACAAATTTACCTAAACTAACAATTGGATAAACCAAGTTTTGGATTTGTAGTATGTAGTGAACTCACCTTGCTTTCCTTGGAGATAGAGGAGCAGTACACCTTGTTGATGAATAGGATGAAAAAAACCCTAGTAATGGTAGATCTAAAGCTAGTATAAGGGAgtgagaagaagaggaagagaaagagaaagaagaagagttcTTATCCCCTCCATAGGATGTGATCAAATAAGGGTTAAGGCTCTCCTCGTGGGCGCTCTCCTTGCGGGATGTCAGCGAAAGTAGTTGAAAAGATCACCCGAGGGACCTCTCTGCGGTTTGGTTCCACTCAACTAGGGCTAAGGGCCCACCCAAGTAGTTAGTtaataagatataatataagaggggcaaaatagtcaattcaccttattaactaatcatgattaagtattttaactgtggttaactaaattttttcaaCGGAccctaacggcagggacatatctgaatacattaggacttttgtagggataacttatgaaagttgagttTTGCGGGGAGATATCTGCAATTCAATATGTTTGCaaggacgtgtatgcaattaacccataataataataataataataataataataaatagaaaagTATTTCTGTTGTGcattaataaaaaagatttatCCGTAGAGAGAtagttatttctttttcttttcctcccaTTTATAATACCTAATGAAAAAATTAACTGCTCGCAACAAGTCTATCACAAGCTACTtagtcccaaaaaaaaaaaccttcttttttttatgaaataactattttatctttttctataaaaataactattttatggccaatttgcataaaaaattcacaagtgttgagcttttgcaaaattggaccgcctttttgaattttatagattttGGCCGAATTTttaacaaactgaccaaaatatccttattcctttctttcttcttattgttttccttcgttcttttttttctctccgaccctcatcgactcctccaccgcctctgcGATTCTTGGCATCAGTAATCAGGGCAGCGCCACATCTTCTTCCTCCGCAGGCGTCGGCGGCCCTCAGCGATAGTAATgagggcggcgccgcctcctctGCTTCCGCCTCCGCTTTTACCGACGTCGGAGGAAAAGAAGAACTCCAATTTGGCCCTAGTGAGGACGAAGCAGACGAAGGCGATTAGGTCGTTGTCAAAGAGATGCTAGTCGTCCGTAAGGGTAGGGAAAAAAGACGCGCCCATCTCTAaggagcgaaaaaaaaaatacagagtatagaaaaaaaaagaataaaaagtaaaaaagaatctCTTTAAAATACCACTATATATCGTTGCTGGTACCGAAAAGTTTAAGaatcagagaaaaagaaagaagaagatgaagcatacactaaaataaaattacacggttttacaaaaaaattgtaCTGTTTAATATGaacgttgcactctttgaaataaaaacTGCGCTCTTTCGACATAAATTATACTGTTTCAGAGAAAATTGTACTATTCTCCAACCCTTATTgccttatcttcttctttttcctcttctcttgACCCCGCCTCTTCCGACCCCCATCCTCACCAATGCGAGCCTCTCTACCCCGTGTTCCGCATCGGAGTGCCGAAACACAGAAACAATCtacctctttcttctttttttctttattttttttttctctcgaccctcatcgcctcctccaccgccttcgTGGCTCTCAACGACGATAACAAGAGCGATGCCACCTCATCTTCTTCCGTCTCGTCCTCCTTGCCGGCGTCGGTAGCTCTCGGCGATGGTAACAAGGGCGGCGTcgcctcttcttcctcctccacctccgcctccgcctccgcctccgccgccgccggcacCAGAGAAGGAAAATGAGAACTTGGAGCGAACCCAAGTGAGGGTAGAGCTGACGGAGGCAATCAGGTCGTTTTCGTGTTTCGAGGCTTCGATACAGTACGCGGGGTAAAGAGGCTCATGTTGATGAGGATGGCGGTCAGAGGGGGTGGGGAAGGAAGGGGTCaagggaggaagaagaacaagaagatgAGGCGATAAGGGTCGGAGAATagcgtaattttttttatgaaaacagtataatttttgttGAAAGAGTGCAAgtcttatttcaaaaaatataattttcatctcaaagatGGCAACATTTATattaaacagtgtaattttttaataaaacagtgcaattttattttaacagtacaaccttcattttcttcttcctttttctccgATTCTTAAATTTTTCAATACCAACAACAATATATAacggtattttaaaaaaataaatttactttttattcttttttttcaaccCTTAGAGATGAGCGCGTCTTTTTATCTTACCCCCACGAGCGGCAAACACCTCCTCAGCAACAACATCATCACCTCTGTCCGCTCCGCCCTCACCGGGCTCATTTCgagttctcctccttcttcaaCGCCGGCGATGCGGAGGTAgaggtggaggaagaggaggcaACACCACCCACGTCACAGTCGCCGAGGGCCGCCGGCACCCGCGAAGGAGGAGACGGAGGAAAAGGAGATAGCGCTGCACTCGTTACCGTCATGGAGACCACGTAGGTGGTGGAGGCAatgagggtcggagagaaaaaaaaaaaaaaaaaaaaaaaaaaaaaaaaaaaaaaaaaaaaaaaaaaaaaaaaaagagaagagagcgAAAGGAATAAGGGgattttggtcaatttgttaaaaatccgattcaaatctgcaaaatcaaaaaaaacagtccaattttgcaaaatctcaaaacttatagattttttatacaaatgaGCCCTTCCCTATCCTAAGTATATTAATTCGCTCatcaagtcttttttttttgttttcgccAACCACATAATAGCAGGACTagatcgtttttttttttttttcctggcaAAGGATGAGCGCAGTGAATATTAATCTGATCTATTGCTTAAACCGATCTGATACGATTTGGATTTGCTTTGGATCATCCGTTTTGAAAGGAGGGTAATCTCTAGAGTTAAAAGGCATTTACCAAGAATACTTTTGGGTCTATTTCGGATTCGACCTTCAACCTGTTCTGGATCATGGCACTTGGCTAAGGTATAGGTTGGATTTGATATGTTGGATCAGATCAACCTACGGAATTGAGTCGAAGACTTGGATGCAGTTATATAACAAGAACCGATACACCCCCATTACAGGCTGTCTGCAGTCTGAAGTCTCTTCAAATAGACACTCAACCTGTGCAGAATTCACGAATTCCATGCATCAGAGCAGGCTGGACTGGACTGCTTGGAATGGCGCATCTCTAGATAGTCAGTACAGTACAGAGTTCAGTACAGAGTTTCTGAGACTAGTGttgacaacaacaacaacaacaacaacaacaacaacaacagaaagagattaaaaaaataaattaattttttttaaaaaaaaaggtagaatCCATTTCCTTAATTCTAGTAATATCCAAATTGGTAGGCTATGAGATTTGCATCCTACTCAGAGCTCATACATGAGCTCAaacattttcgatgatagaaacAAACCCCAACAATGACAATGCTCAAACTAGCACAAAGTTGAACTCAACTTTCGCAATCAGTCTTGCACAAAGTTGAACTCAACGAATTCAAACACAAAGCAACGAATACAGAAAATGTCTGGCATTAAGCGGTTCCTTCGGCATGCTTCATGCGCATCAGTTGCAGACATCTCTGCACGTGCTCAGGAAGAGAACATTTGCAGAGCGAGAAAAATGAAATACTCAAGAAGGAAAATCAAATGGGGCTTCAAAAGATTCTTCATGAATTGCACGAGccttcaaaatattatagaagTAATTAATACAGGAAGTTGATACTAATTTTGTTTCCCTATCTGATCCCCCAATAAACCCTAACTTGGTACATTTTCCAGCCACCACCTTTTTTTACTGACCAAAACCTCACCTATTTCAGTTAGACTATCAAAGTGAAACTAGTGCAGTGAGAGAGAATGAGAATAAAAGGAGAATGAAAATAAGAAGTTATTTAGCTCTGATCACTATGCTGTAGATTCCTGATCACCTCGGCAACTTCGTCAATGTTTCAACCAAGAATCAGTCGAGCTTCAGAGCCCCAGTAATATGTAGTACACCAAAGTGATGGGGAGAGCTATTAACATTCCAAAGATAACCCTGCAACAAGCAGCAGCACTGATGTGAAAACCAAAACAATGCAACCAATAAAACTTCAACAAAACATCGCACAACATGATTCTTCGTGGCAATTATGAGACGATTCCGtataaaaaagaacaaagtTCAGCAAAGTATTTTAAGCTATATATCGGAAATATGAATattgatttgaaaaattattaataaaatacaCAAATCAGTAAGCGAAATCAGAAGACTTACGCAGTACTCAGAATGTCAGGATGCACATTATACTCCTTGGCAAACACAAACGGGACAATTCCTTGAGGAAGAGCTGCCTGAAAATTGAAGAATCGGGTACCATGTTACAATTTATTCAAGTAAATATGCACAATCATAACATTGTCGAGTTACATTAGTAGCTATCTCGTTTCACAATTGTCCCCATTACTTCGGTATGTAATCCTACCCCACCTATATCACTCACTTCATGAAGTAGATGAGAGCGATACATCACGGACCTGAACAATCGCGATGTGCAGAAGCACGCCACGGAGTCCAACAGCGATAGATGTGGCAGCCATGACAGCAGGGCCAGTGATGAATCTGACTGCCATTGCAAATGCAGCAAGAGAATTGCCGCACGCAATAATTCGCGGCTGTAATGCCATAAATAAGCCTGTACAGATGAAACAAGTCTGGTCAATTAACAATAGGTTTGAGCTGATTGATTCTTGCAGGAAGCCTCCTATTATTATCACATTTTCCACCGTTTCCCTGCAATTTTGAACCCTACAAAACACCCCCCATACAATTAATAATTCATCACCTTGCCTCCTTCGTCAGAGTTCACTTATACGATATACGATACGGATTTTGAAGAGATACGCAAACCACTTCATATTTCTCAGGAAGGATGAGCATTTGATGTAAACATGAACCACATACCTAGACTGAACATGGCCATTCCAAGCCCTGCATCAGATAGTATCGAGATCGAGTGAGCAACAATCGCAGGCATTTCAATATCCCACCTGCAAAATGCATGGTAACTTAACTAAgatcataaaataaatgattaatACGTGAAGCTAGTTAGAGATATCCGGACGAAGTAATATATAACCTGAAGGAGATCAGAGACCAGATGACCCCAAGGAGGCTGGAATAGGTGTTCGGGTTTCTGATCAGCTTGCGCCACACCATGATCAGAATAAGCCGAGTCATTACACTGGCTGGCGGCATCGCCGTGGGCTTCGCGTCGCCGTCAACCCCCATCTTCGGGTGGAGCTCGGCTGTGGAGTTGGAGCCCAGCTTCGACAGGCTCGGCCCGTCTTTCTGAAGCGAGTCCCCTCCCTGAGTAATGGACCTGTTCCTGAAGCTGAAGTCGTCGCGGCTGTATTCGTCGTAGGCATCATGGTGGCAGTCTAATTTATTCAGGGAAAAAAGAACAACACAGTTCATATAAGAAATTTGAGCACTTTTTCGGCACAAGATATGATGAAAAATCAGAGTGGAAGCTGTTGCTGGTAAAATTATGCAGGAAAAATACAGGTTAGTTCATAGCAAACTCACTGGCTCGCACCTacccaaaagaaaattttttatagtataaaaagaaatatcccattaaaattaattacaaaaatacacattcttttataattaaaagaCAAGGATGAGAAAAACATGAACAGGTCATGCAAGAAACATACGGAGGCAGAAATTTATGCATGTAGCTATCAAACCAAACTGCATGGCAGATACCAGTTGTCTCAGACAACATTAGGGTCCACAAATTAAAGATTGTGCCTGTACCATCATCATGCAaaccacaaaaataaaaataaaaaaaaaaaagggaatatgTTTCCTTGTACCATAATTATGTTTATGGTTACTGATTTCAAACTTTTAGCTTGATTTTTACTTCTTACTATAAGTtgattaaatagtttttttaaaaaaaaaaattcaaaagaaaaaaaaaaaaaaacaaaagtttagAGCTCATACTATTATAAACGAAATTTAGAGTAACTAGGTAGTAAGTAAACCTTGTGGCGTGGCGCTCGCACATTCCAAAAGCAGACTCGCTTCAATTAACCCCTGTGCGAACCGCTGCAAGCCCCCTCGGAGAACTGGCGACGTCGCTCGAGCTCACACACGAACATGAGTGTGTGCAACTCGCTCCTGCCGCCCTCCCCCTGCGACGATGGACTCCCCTTCTTTACAGTCCTGTCCCCGACGCGGGGCGGATGTGCTGGGAAATATGTAATACATCCGCCTCGAGCCGCACCAATCCCCTGTTCCCGTTCCCCCTCGGCCCGCCCACAACGCCGCCAACGCCGCCGCTCTCCTCGTCGAACCCTAGCGCGGCGCCGAAATTCGAGCCCCTGCcccccgccgcggcggcggcggcggcggaggcgccgTTGACCATGGTGTAGAAGTCGGCGTGGTTGAAGCTGGAGCCGCGCGGGGTCGGGTTGCGCGAGGACTGCAGCGAGTAGATCTCGGCGTTGGACATGTTGGACGCGCGCGGCGTGGCGGCCGCGCCGCCGTTGGCGTTGGCGTGCgggtggtggtgggggtgggggtggtggtggtggtggtgggagcGGCGGGAGCCGGCGTCGGAGCGGGAGCCGACGGAGCGGCGGACGGTGACGCGGAGGCGGCCGGCGTCGCCGACGAGCTCGGCCTCGGCGTGGAGCGGGTCGCGGCCGTCGAGGGAGACGACGTCGGAGTCGACGCGGAAGGAGACGATGGAGGCGGCGGAGTCCGGGAACTGCTCCCGGATGAGGAGGCGCGCGCCGCGGAACTCGAAGAGGAAGAGCATGAGGGTGTACCAGATGATGCACTGGAGGACGACGATCTGGACCATGAGGGTGCCGGAGGCGGCGCCGTACATGCCGCGGAGGAGGGGGATGCCCATGACGAGGGTGTTGGGGAGGGTGGCGAGGGAGAAGAGGGTGATGGCCCAGTCGAGGCCGCAGCCCCGCGCGGAGGCCCTGGACCAGAGGAGGAGCGCGCCCAGCACGGCCAGCTTCTGCAGCGTGTCGGCGGCGATGAAGCGGTAGCTCATGGCGTAGGGGTTGTTGGTGGAGATGAAGTGGAAGGAGAGCAGCGGCACCGCGAACAGCGCCACGAACCGGTTGATCCCCGAGCACTGGTCCGGCGAGAAGATCCCCCACCACTTCACCGACCCGTACGCCAGGATCATCGCCACGTA is a genomic window of Ananas comosus cultivar F153 linkage group 13, ASM154086v1, whole genome shotgun sequence containing:
- the LOC109719202 gene encoding LOW QUALITY PROTEIN: probable auxin efflux carrier component 1b (The sequence of the model RefSeq protein was modified relative to this genomic sequence to represent the inferred CDS: deleted 1 base in 1 codon; substituted 1 base at 1 genomic stop codon), whose product is MISALDLYHVLSAVVPLYVAMILAYGSVKWWGIFSPDQCSGINRFVALFAVPLLSFHFISTNNPYAMSYRFIAADTLQKLAVLGALLLWSRASARGCGLDWAITLFSLATLPNTLVMGIPLLRGMYGAASGTLMVQIVVLQCIIWYTLMLFLFEFRGARLLIREQFPDSAASIVSFRVDSDVVSLDGRDPLHAEAELVGDAGRLRVTVRRSVGSRSDAGSRRSHHHHHHPHPHHHPHANANGGAAATPRASNMSNAEIYSLQSSRNPTPRGSSFNHADFYTMVNGASAAAAAAAGGRGSNFGAALGFDEESGGVGGVVGGPRGNGNGDWCGSRRMYYIFPSTSAPRRGQDCKEGESIVAGGGRQERVAHTHVRVXARATSPVLRGGLQRFAQGLIEASLLLECASATPQDCHHDAYDEYSRDDFSFRNRSITQGGDSLQKDGPSLSKLGSNSTAELHPKMGVDGDAKPTAMPPASVMTRLILIMVWRKLIRNPNTYSSLLGVIWSLISFRWDIEMPAIVAHSISILSDAGLGMAMFSLGLFMALQPRIIACGNSLAAFAMAVRFITGPAVMAATSIAVGLRGVLLHIAIVQAALPQGIVPFVFAKEYNVHPDILSTAVIFGMLIALPITLVYYILLGL